The sequence below is a genomic window from Acropora palmata chromosome 5, jaAcrPala1.3, whole genome shotgun sequence.
AAAGACTCGCACATCTGGCTCCAGTAACAttccaaacaaaagcaaagacGCAGTACACATGATCACTTTCAATTTCCAGCAGAATCTACCGACGCCAAATTTGCATCACAATGACATGTACTATGCGCGCCAGATGTGGACGTATAACTTTGGTATCCATGACTGTGTCGCAAACCAAGGGCATATGTTTATGTGGGATGAGACCATCGCAAAACGTGGCTCATCTGAAGTTGTTTCCAGCTTGCAACGGTTCTTCAAAGAATTTAATACCGGAGCAAGGTAAGTTCCCGTTATCGTCCTTTTTGAAATTGACCCCAGATTCTTAGCATCGTCtgctaaatttattttaaaaaaagtatgTCACGCCTTTCTatatcaaagaaaatgaaggtGAAATCTATATACTACGTGTGGTCTCAgattagaattttctttttcttgcagATCCTTAGTAAGCTACTCTGATGGTTGTGGAGGGCAGAATAAAAACCTGACAATCATTGGTTTTTATTCTGAACTTCACCGCAGCGGTGTTTACGAAGTACTAGACCACAAGTACCTTATGAGGGGGCATACGTTTCTGGAGAATGACATTGACTTCAGCCAGATAGAGAAGCGGAAGAAGAGCACCGCTGTTTACCTGTCAGAGGACTGGTTCAAAGTCGTCCGAGATGCAAATCAGAGGAAACCATTCATGGTTATCGAAATGAGGCAGGAGGACGTCTTTGATTGGAAGTCCTACATCTTGGCCCAG
It includes:
- the LOC141882305 gene encoding uncharacterized protein LOC141882305; amino-acid sequence: MVPAPQFLRPEISLFMYCHIFNSEFNLGFGLPRSDTCAKCDALHLALQSSGGDNKTRIQRELKEHQEGADLGYQSKRDDKNAAIQSWSGKTRTSGSSNIPNKSKDAVHMITFNFQQNLPTPNLHHNDMYYARQMWTYNFGIHDCVANQGHMFMWDETIAKRGSSEVVSSLQRFFKEFNTGARSLVSYSDGCGGQNKNLTIIGFYSELHRSGVYEVLDHKYLMRGHTFLENDIDFSQIEKRKKSTAVYLSEDWFKVVRDANQRKPFMVIEMRQEDVFDWKSYILAQYKPLSKDIDRNWVKLRDIHCLNFGWGEDTDNPDKVWVRYEFSKDEPWKKIKIVRNTRLSPGTPDHR